A genome region from Equus caballus isolate H_3958 breed thoroughbred chromosome 19, TB-T2T, whole genome shotgun sequence includes the following:
- the LOC100069974 gene encoding palmitoyltransferase ZDHHC19 isoform X4 has product MLPSLFAAFNVVLLLILSGLFFAFPCRWLVQNGEWVDPVVTGPLFILTFFSLVSLNVSDPGILHQGSNELGPMMVPVVWVNHRAFRLQWCPRCCFHHPPRTHHCPWCNICVEVLSLCLYLGAMLVTVLMFPVYRTQLPFSMDEIVAHVVAVPAAGFLEPLFVLLLIKARSVSAAERCHEGQVHGRSCRAAESGGARLGAHADPALLDGPLHTQSPSRSWARIWTPGTTSGSLHTGTGSPRQRRSRSCTPPEENPTGRTAASPFLVLRPLSHPDSTAVSRPSTFCHLSVEAGALVLVGSSSLKGREFTVPSHPAVTFMLSWLLGTRFFPSQLPNLVN; this is encoded by the exons AGTGGCCTCTTCTTCGCATTCCC TTGCAGATGGCTGGTCCAGAATGGGGAGTGGGTCGATCCCGTTGTCACAGGCCCCCTCTTCATCCTGACTTTCTTCAGTCTCGTTTCCCTCAATGTGTCAGACCCTGGCATCTTGCATCAAG GCTCCAACGAACTGGGCCCCATGATGGTGCCTGTGGTGTGGGTGAACCACAGGGCCTTCCGCCTGCAGTGGTGCCCAAGGTGCTGCTTCCACCACCCGCCCCGGACCCACCACTGCCCATGGTGCAACATTTGTGTGGAG GTCCTGTCGCTATGCCTGTACTTGGGTGCCATGCTGGTCACTGTCCTGATGTTCCCAGTGTACAGGACTCAGCTTCCCTTCTCTATGGACGAGATCGTCGC CCACGTGGTTGCCGTACCCGCCGCCGGCTTCCTGGAGCCTCTCTTCGTGCTGCTGCTCATCAAGGCCAGGTCGGTGAGCGCGGCCGAGCGCTGCCACGAGGGCCAG GTACATGGCCGAAGCTGTCGGGCTGCAGAGAGTGGTGGGGCCAGACTGGGTGCCCATGCAGACCCTGCACTGCTCGATGGGCCCCTCCACACCCAGTCCCCTAGCCGTTCCTGGGCCAGGATCTGGACCCCAGGTACAACCTCTGGGTCTCTACACACTGGAACAGGGTCCCCCAGGCAGCGGCGATCCCGATCCTGCACTCCTCCAGAAG AAAATCCCACTGGCAGAACTGCTGCTTCTCCCTTCCTTGTCCTGAGGCCTCTGAGTCACCCTGACTCCACCGCAGTCAGCAGACCCAGTACCTTCTGTCATCTTTCCGTGGAGGCTGGAGCTCTTGTTCTCGTGGGAAGCAGCTCATTGAAGGGGAGAGAATTTACGGTCCCCAGTCATCCTGCTGTCACCTTCATGCTGAGCTGGCTCCTGGGGACCCGCTTCTTCCCATCACAACTTCCCAATTTGGTCAACTAA
- the LOC100069974 gene encoding uncharacterized protein isoform X1, whose translation MWKTEFRRFPVALEGRAGQARERSQVLTTTQFSPPSHCTHSLKHQSQFQRPVSSQSSSGWKLPSLGLPASPSLVRQLSGDREFPCPPAPHPSCSPVMLPGCPHPCQQLSDGRAPAAAQSSSHARLQRTGPHDGACGVGEPQGLPPAVVPKVLLPPPAPDPPLPMVQHLCGGPVAMPVLGCHAGHCPDVPSVQDSASLLYGRDRRPRGCRTRRRLPGASLRAAAHQGQVGERGRALPRGPVPVPACKQPFRPWLCQKLVFHTFSAARTQVHGRSCRAAESGGARLGAHADPALLDGPLHTQSPSRSWARIWTPGTTSGSLHTGTGSPRQRRSRSCTPPEENPTGRTAASPFLVLRPLSHPDSTAVSRPSTFCHLSVEAGALVLVGSSSLKGREFTVPSHPAVTFMLSWLLGTRFFPSQLPNLVN comes from the exons ATGTGGAAAACAGAATTCCGGAGGTTTCCAGTTGCCTTGGAGGGGAGGGCGGGGCAGgccagggagagaagccaggtATTGACAACCACTcagttctctcctccttcccactgCACACACTCCTTAAAGCATCAATCCcagttccaaaggcctgtgtcgTCACAGAGCTCCTCTGGCTGGAAATTACCTTCCCTTGGGCTACCAGCCTCTCCCAGTTTGGTCAGGCAGCTGAGTGGGGACCGGGAATTCCCATGCCCACCTGCTCCCCACCCTTCCTGCAGCCCTGTGATGCTGCcgggctgcccccacccctgccagcagCTGAGTGATGGAagggctcctgctgctgcccaaTCCTCTTCCCATGCCAGGCTCCAACGAACTGGGCCCCATGATGGTGCCTGTGGTGTGGGTGAACCACAGGGCCTTCCGCCTGCAGTGGTGCCCAAGGTGCTGCTTCCACCACCCGCCCCGGACCCACCACTGCCCATGGTGCAACATTTGTGTGGAG GTCCTGTCGCTATGCCTGTACTTGGGTGCCATGCTGGTCACTGTCCTGATGTTCCCAGTGTACAGGACTCAGCTTCCCTTCTCTATGGACGAGATCGTCGC CCACGTGGTTGCCGTACCCGCCGCCGGCTTCCTGGAGCCTCTCTTCGTGCTGCTGCTCATCAAGGCCAGGTCGGTGAGCGCGGCCGAGCGCTGCCACGAGGGCCAG TACCGGTACCTGCATGTAAACAACCCTTTCGACCTTGGCTGTGCCAGAAACTAGTATTTCACACTTTTTCTGCCGCAAGGACCCAG GTACATGGCCGAAGCTGTCGGGCTGCAGAGAGTGGTGGGGCCAGACTGGGTGCCCATGCAGACCCTGCACTGCTCGATGGGCCCCTCCACACCCAGTCCCCTAGCCGTTCCTGGGCCAGGATCTGGACCCCAGGTACAACCTCTGGGTCTCTACACACTGGAACAGGGTCCCCCAGGCAGCGGCGATCCCGATCCTGCACTCCTCCAGAAG AAAATCCCACTGGCAGAACTGCTGCTTCTCCCTTCCTTGTCCTGAGGCCTCTGAGTCACCCTGACTCCACCGCAGTCAGCAGACCCAGTACCTTCTGTCATCTTTCCGTGGAGGCTGGAGCTCTTGTTCTCGTGGGAAGCAGCTCATTGAAGGGGAGAGAATTTACGGTCCCCAGTCATCCTGCTGTCACCTTCATGCTGAGCTGGCTCCTGGGGACCCGCTTCTTCCCATCACAACTTCCCAATTTGGTCAACTAA
- the LOC100069974 gene encoding uncharacterized protein isoform X3, which translates to MAGPEWGVGRSRCHRPPLHPDFLQSRFPQCVRPWHLASRLQRTGPHDGACGVGEPQGLPPAVVPKVLLPPPAPDPPLPMVQHLCGGPVAMPVLGCHAGHCPDVPSVQDSASLLYGRDRRPRGCRTRRRLPGASLRAAAHQGQVGERGRALPRGPVPVPACKQPFRPWLCQKLVFHTFSAARTQVHGRSCRAAESGGARLGAHADPALLDGPLHTQSPSRSWARIWTPGTTSGSLHTGTGSPRQRRSRSCTPPEENPTGRTAASPFLVLRPLSHPDSTAVSRPSTFCHLSVEAGALVLVGSSSLKGREFTVPSHPAVTFMLSWLLGTRFFPSQLPNLVN; encoded by the exons ATGGCTGGTCCAGAATGGGGAGTGGGTCGATCCCGTTGTCACAGGCCCCCTCTTCATCCTGACTTTCTTCAGTCTCGTTTCCCTCAATGTGTCAGACCCTGGCATCTTGCATCAAG GCTCCAACGAACTGGGCCCCATGATGGTGCCTGTGGTGTGGGTGAACCACAGGGCCTTCCGCCTGCAGTGGTGCCCAAGGTGCTGCTTCCACCACCCGCCCCGGACCCACCACTGCCCATGGTGCAACATTTGTGTGGAG GTCCTGTCGCTATGCCTGTACTTGGGTGCCATGCTGGTCACTGTCCTGATGTTCCCAGTGTACAGGACTCAGCTTCCCTTCTCTATGGACGAGATCGTCGC CCACGTGGTTGCCGTACCCGCCGCCGGCTTCCTGGAGCCTCTCTTCGTGCTGCTGCTCATCAAGGCCAGGTCGGTGAGCGCGGCCGAGCGCTGCCACGAGGGCCAG TACCGGTACCTGCATGTAAACAACCCTTTCGACCTTGGCTGTGCCAGAAACTAGTATTTCACACTTTTTCTGCCGCAAGGACCCAG GTACATGGCCGAAGCTGTCGGGCTGCAGAGAGTGGTGGGGCCAGACTGGGTGCCCATGCAGACCCTGCACTGCTCGATGGGCCCCTCCACACCCAGTCCCCTAGCCGTTCCTGGGCCAGGATCTGGACCCCAGGTACAACCTCTGGGTCTCTACACACTGGAACAGGGTCCCCCAGGCAGCGGCGATCCCGATCCTGCACTCCTCCAGAAG AAAATCCCACTGGCAGAACTGCTGCTTCTCCCTTCCTTGTCCTGAGGCCTCTGAGTCACCCTGACTCCACCGCAGTCAGCAGACCCAGTACCTTCTGTCATCTTTCCGTGGAGGCTGGAGCTCTTGTTCTCGTGGGAAGCAGCTCATTGAAGGGGAGAGAATTTACGGTCCCCAGTCATCCTGCTGTCACCTTCATGCTGAGCTGGCTCCTGGGGACCCGCTTCTTCCCATCACAACTTCCCAATTTGGTCAACTAA
- the LOC100069974 gene encoding uncharacterized protein isoform X2 — protein MLPSLFAAFNVVLLLILSGLFFAFPCRWLVQNGEWVDPVVTGPLFILTFFSLVSLNVSDPGILHQGSNELGPMMVPVVWVNHRAFRLQWCPRCCFHHPPRTHHCPWCNICVEVGEQLRLSLQFPCLHAVGPVAMPVLGCHAGHCPDVPSVQDSASLLYGRDRRPRGCRTRRRLPGASLRAAAHQGQVGERGRALPRGPVPVPACKQPFRPWLCQKLVFHTFSAARTQVHGRSCRAAESGGARLGAHADPALLDGPLHTQSPSRSWARIWTPGTTSGSLHTGTGSPRQRRSRSCTPPEENPTGRTAASPFLVLRPLSHPDSTAVSRPSTFCHLSVEAGALVLVGSSSLKGREFTVPSHPAVTFMLSWLLGTRFFPSQLPNLVN, from the exons AGTGGCCTCTTCTTCGCATTCCC TTGCAGATGGCTGGTCCAGAATGGGGAGTGGGTCGATCCCGTTGTCACAGGCCCCCTCTTCATCCTGACTTTCTTCAGTCTCGTTTCCCTCAATGTGTCAGACCCTGGCATCTTGCATCAAG GCTCCAACGAACTGGGCCCCATGATGGTGCCTGTGGTGTGGGTGAACCACAGGGCCTTCCGCCTGCAGTGGTGCCCAAGGTGCTGCTTCCACCACCCGCCCCGGACCCACCACTGCCCATGGTGCAACATTTGTGTGGAG GTGGGTGAACAACTGCGTCTGTCACTGCAATTTCCGTGTCTTCATGCTGTAGGTCCTGTCGCTATGCCTGTACTTGGGTGCCATGCTGGTCACTGTCCTGATGTTCCCAGTGTACAGGACTCAGCTTCCCTTCTCTATGGACGAGATCGTCGC CCACGTGGTTGCCGTACCCGCCGCCGGCTTCCTGGAGCCTCTCTTCGTGCTGCTGCTCATCAAGGCCAGGTCGGTGAGCGCGGCCGAGCGCTGCCACGAGGGCCAG TACCGGTACCTGCATGTAAACAACCCTTTCGACCTTGGCTGTGCCAGAAACTAGTATTTCACACTTTTTCTGCCGCAAGGACCCAG GTACATGGCCGAAGCTGTCGGGCTGCAGAGAGTGGTGGGGCCAGACTGGGTGCCCATGCAGACCCTGCACTGCTCGATGGGCCCCTCCACACCCAGTCCCCTAGCCGTTCCTGGGCCAGGATCTGGACCCCAGGTACAACCTCTGGGTCTCTACACACTGGAACAGGGTCCCCCAGGCAGCGGCGATCCCGATCCTGCACTCCTCCAGAAG AAAATCCCACTGGCAGAACTGCTGCTTCTCCCTTCCTTGTCCTGAGGCCTCTGAGTCACCCTGACTCCACCGCAGTCAGCAGACCCAGTACCTTCTGTCATCTTTCCGTGGAGGCTGGAGCTCTTGTTCTCGTGGGAAGCAGCTCATTGAAGGGGAGAGAATTTACGGTCCCCAGTCATCCTGCTGTCACCTTCATGCTGAGCTGGCTCCTGGGGACCCGCTTCTTCCCATCACAACTTCCCAATTTGGTCAACTAA